From a region of the Myroides sp. JBRI-B21084 genome:
- a CDS encoding S8 family serine peptidase encodes MKINKSIYVSALVALALTSCKTAQTSYLQDLSALKPIQSADHLTTKKATLPESELQRWSHLDILKDTVPGMSVDRAYNEIIKNKPGKKVLVAVIDSGIEVDHPDLKTQMWVNPKEVAANGKDDDKNGYIDDIHGWNLLGETNEEQLELTRIVSRGDDGTDEYKRAVKELEEKRAELDPVKKQLAIMSDAHAKLTKYLKTDNYTKEDLDKISKDAPADIAKAKNIGYMLISRGNTAADVIKDYSDYLGGQLDYNLNPDFKGRKTGDDIFDINDTKYGNNDVMGNRDHAKHGTHVAGIIAQTRFNNVGGDGVASNNVEIMSVRAVPDGDEYDKDVALAIRYAADNGAKVINGSFGKYFAQNSQWVMDAIKYAAKKDVLIVVAAGNDALDLNPEGEEVKRYPNDRVPGTTTEVADNFLVVGALNPTFGEKMVANFSNFGNVDVDVFAPGVKIYATVPHAGYEYLQGTSMASPNAAGVAAMIRSYYPNLTASQVKQIMKDSGVAVNKQVIVSGNKDDKRDFKDISTSGKFVNLYNALIMADKVSKAKK; translated from the coding sequence ATGAAAATCAATAAATCTATTTACGTATCAGCTTTGGTTGCATTAGCCTTAACAAGCTGTAAAACTGCCCAAACATCTTATTTACAAGATTTAAGCGCTTTAAAACCAATACAATCGGCAGATCATCTTACAACTAAAAAAGCAACTTTACCAGAAAGTGAATTGCAACGTTGGAGTCATTTAGATATTTTAAAAGATACCGTTCCGGGTATGTCGGTAGATCGTGCTTATAACGAAATCATTAAAAACAAACCAGGGAAAAAAGTTTTAGTTGCCGTAATTGATTCAGGAATTGAAGTAGATCACCCCGATTTAAAAACACAAATGTGGGTTAACCCTAAAGAAGTTGCTGCAAATGGTAAAGACGATGATAAAAACGGTTATATCGATGATATTCATGGATGGAATTTATTGGGCGAAACAAATGAAGAACAATTAGAATTAACACGTATTGTTTCTCGTGGCGATGATGGAACCGATGAATACAAACGTGCAGTAAAAGAATTAGAAGAGAAACGTGCTGAGTTAGATCCTGTTAAAAAGCAATTGGCTATAATGAGCGATGCGCACGCAAAACTTACAAAATACCTTAAAACAGATAATTACACCAAAGAAGATTTAGATAAAATTAGTAAAGATGCACCTGCTGATATTGCTAAAGCTAAAAATATTGGTTATATGTTAATATCGCGCGGTAATACAGCTGCCGATGTTATTAAAGATTACAGCGATTACTTAGGTGGACAGTTAGATTATAACTTAAACCCTGATTTTAAAGGACGTAAAACTGGCGACGATATTTTTGATATTAATGATACAAAATACGGTAATAACGATGTAATGGGTAACCGCGATCATGCGAAACACGGTACACACGTTGCAGGTATCATTGCTCAAACTCGTTTTAACAATGTTGGGGGCGATGGTGTTGCATCAAACAACGTAGAAATCATGTCGGTTCGTGCTGTGCCAGATGGCGATGAGTACGATAAAGATGTTGCTTTGGCAATACGTTACGCAGCAGATAATGGTGCTAAAGTTATTAACGGAAGTTTTGGTAAATATTTTGCACAAAACAGTCAATGGGTTATGGATGCAATTAAATACGCAGCTAAAAAAGATGTGTTAATTGTTGTTGCAGCTGGTAACGATGCGTTAGACTTAAACCCTGAAGGTGAAGAGGTAAAACGTTACCCTAACGACCGTGTTCCGGGAACAACTACCGAAGTTGCAGATAACTTTTTAGTGGTAGGTGCTTTAAACCCAACTTTTGGTGAAAAAATGGTAGCTAATTTCTCTAACTTTGGTAATGTAGATGTTGACGTTTTTGCACCAGGTGTTAAAATTTATGCAACAGTACCACACGCAGGTTATGAATATTTACAAGGTACATCAATGGCATCGCCAAACGCAGCAGGTGTAGCAGCTATGATACGTTCGTACTATCCAAACTTAACAGCTTCACAAGTAAAACAAATCATGAAAGATTCAGGTGTTGCTGTTAACAAACAAGTTATTGTTTCGGGCAATAAAGATGACAAACGCGATTTTAAAGATATTTCAACATCGGGTAAATTTGTAAATCTTTACAACGCTTTAATTATGGCAGATAAAGTTTCTAAAGCAAAAAAATAA
- a CDS encoding KUP/HAK/KT family potassium transporter translates to MESKHSLNKVSAGALLITLGIIYGDIGTSPLYVMKAIFGNAPINENLVLGAVSCVLWTLTIQTSIKYVWLTLQADNNGEGGIFSLYTLVKKLKKKWLIVPALIGGSAMLADGIITPPISIASALEGLKIYYPDLQTIPLVIAVIVALFFFQSYGTKTIGKFFGPIMFIWFSMLAVVGVLQIVQLPQILKAFNPYYAYLLLNEHPEGFYVLGFVFLCTTGAEALYSDLGHCGIKNIRASWLFVKTTLILNYFGQGAYLLSHSNIQLKTFENGVEFIQNPFYLMMPQWFIPIGIVVATLAAIIAAQALITGSFTMINEAMRLNLWPRVLVKYPSIIKGQLYIPSTNWMLCLGCILIVLHFKESSNMEAAYGLAIVMCMMATSILLTYYMILKRFNKYIIAAFVMVYSVIEASFFIANIDKFHHGGYVSLVVAGGLASVMAIWFLGKRIRKSYTEFVKLEDYTAVIEDLSNDESIPQYANNLIYLTNSNIKSEIESKVLYSILYKRPKRADVYWMLHVNVLDEPYGMEYQIKRFSDKIIRVDFYLGFRIAPKISPLFKKVLEDLNKCGEFNKLSTYHSLRKNQIPADHKYIIIEKVVSFDNDLPWYEKFVLDCYAFIRKHSLSEEKAFGLDNSSVKIEYYPLLLNKNIADIPLKRREDKK, encoded by the coding sequence GTGGAATCTAAACACAGCTTAAACAAAGTAAGTGCAGGTGCTTTACTAATTACATTAGGTATTATTTATGGCGATATTGGTACGTCACCATTATACGTAATGAAAGCCATTTTTGGAAACGCACCTATTAACGAAAATTTGGTTCTTGGAGCCGTTTCATGTGTACTTTGGACATTAACCATACAAACCAGTATAAAATATGTATGGCTAACTTTACAAGCCGATAATAACGGCGAAGGTGGAATTTTTTCGTTATACACCTTAGTAAAAAAATTAAAGAAAAAATGGTTAATTGTACCTGCTTTAATTGGTGGTAGTGCCATGCTAGCCGATGGTATTATTACGCCACCTATTTCAATTGCATCGGCCTTAGAAGGATTAAAAATCTATTACCCCGATTTGCAAACCATTCCGCTTGTAATTGCGGTTATTGTAGCCTTGTTCTTTTTTCAAAGTTATGGTACTAAAACAATTGGTAAGTTTTTTGGGCCTATCATGTTTATATGGTTTAGTATGTTGGCTGTGGTTGGTGTTTTACAAATTGTACAACTTCCGCAAATATTAAAAGCCTTTAACCCGTATTACGCTTATTTACTTTTAAACGAACACCCCGAAGGTTTTTACGTATTAGGTTTTGTTTTTTTATGTACAACCGGTGCCGAAGCTTTGTATAGCGATTTAGGTCATTGTGGAATAAAAAACATACGTGCCAGCTGGCTTTTTGTAAAAACCACCTTAATTTTAAATTATTTTGGCCAGGGTGCTTACTTACTATCACACAGCAATATACAATTAAAAACCTTTGAAAACGGAGTAGAATTTATTCAAAATCCTTTTTATTTAATGATGCCGCAATGGTTTATACCAATTGGTATTGTTGTTGCTACTTTGGCTGCAATTATTGCAGCGCAAGCTTTAATCACAGGATCTTTCACCATGATAAACGAAGCCATGCGTTTAAACCTTTGGCCACGTGTTTTGGTAAAATATCCATCAATAATTAAAGGCCAATTATACATACCTTCTACAAACTGGATGCTTTGCTTAGGTTGTATTTTAATTGTTTTACATTTTAAAGAATCAAGTAATATGGAAGCTGCGTATGGTTTAGCTATTGTTATGTGTATGATGGCTACTAGTATTTTACTTACTTATTACATGATTTTAAAACGCTTTAACAAGTACATTATTGCAGCATTTGTTATGGTATATAGTGTTATAGAGGCATCGTTTTTTATTGCGAATATCGATAAATTTCACCACGGTGGTTATGTATCGTTAGTTGTTGCTGGTGGTTTGGCTAGCGTTATGGCTATTTGGTTTTTAGGTAAACGTATTCGTAAAAGTTATACCGAATTTGTTAAACTTGAAGATTACACCGCTGTTATTGAAGATTTAAGTAACGATGAAAGTATTCCGCAATATGCCAATAACTTAATTTACCTTACCAATTCTAATATTAAAAGCGAAATAGAATCAAAAGTTCTTTACTCTATTCTTTATAAACGACCAAAACGCGCCGATGTTTATTGGATGTTACACGTAAATGTGTTAGACGAACCTTATGGAATGGAATACCAAATTAAACGTTTTTCTGATAAAATTATTCGTGTAGATTTTTATTTAGGATTTAGAATTGCCCCTAAAATTAGTCCGCTGTTTAAAAAGGTATTAGAAGATTTAAATAAATGCGGCGAATTTAACAAGTTAAGTACCTACCATTCGTTACGAAAAAATCAAATTCCGGCCGATCATAAATACATTATTATAGAAAAAGTAGTTTCGTTTGATAATGATTTACCTTGGTACGAAAAATTTGTTTTAGATTGTTATGCCTTTATACGCAAACACAGTTTATCTGAAGAAAAAGCATTTGGTCTAGATAACAGTTCGGTAAAAATTGAATATTACCCTTTGTTGTTAAATAAAAACATTGCCGATATTCCTTTAAAACGCCGAGAAGACAAAAAATAA
- a CDS encoding PorP/SprF family type IX secretion system membrane protein has protein sequence MNISRNINRLLLGLTLLGCAQAHSQQDPQYTNYMYNTININPAYAGSRGALSIFGLHRSQWVGLEGAPRTNSFSINTPISESKVGLGISFVNDALGVTDENTLSVDFSYTVDLNNRDSKLSFGLKGSANLLNVSYSKLNKYNPNDPQVQNDISNQFTPNIGAGVYWHTNKSYVGLSVPYFLESTRYDDNIQSTMNQRMHFFLMGGHVFELNPMLKFKPAFLLKAVEGAPLQADITGNFLINEKLTLGAAYRWDAAWSALVGFQVSKGLFVGYSYDSDIRALRNYNNGSHEIFMRFELFNKYRRVNSPRFF, from the coding sequence ATGAATATTTCAAGAAATATCAATAGATTATTGTTAGGATTAACTTTGTTGGGATGTGCACAAGCACATTCCCAACAAGATCCACAGTACACCAACTATATGTACAACACCATCAACATCAACCCGGCGTATGCAGGAAGTAGAGGAGCGTTAAGCATATTTGGTTTACACCGCAGCCAATGGGTAGGCTTAGAAGGAGCACCCCGAACCAATTCGTTTTCAATCAACACACCTATTTCAGAGAGCAAAGTAGGCTTAGGAATTAGTTTTGTAAACGATGCGTTAGGAGTAACGGATGAGAATACATTAAGCGTAGATTTTTCGTACACAGTTGATCTAAACAACCGCGATAGCAAGTTAAGTTTTGGATTAAAAGGCTCGGCGAACCTTTTAAATGTATCGTATTCAAAATTAAATAAGTACAACCCGAACGATCCACAAGTACAAAACGATATCAGCAATCAATTCACTCCCAACATAGGAGCAGGTGTTTACTGGCATACCAACAAAAGTTACGTAGGATTATCGGTACCTTATTTCTTAGAGAGCACCCGCTACGATGACAACATTCAAAGCACGATGAACCAAAGAATGCACTTTTTCTTAATGGGAGGTCATGTATTTGAGCTGAATCCGATGTTAAAATTCAAGCCAGCCTTTTTATTAAAAGCAGTAGAAGGCGCGCCCTTACAAGCAGACATCACGGGAAACTTTTTAATCAACGAAAAGTTAACCTTAGGAGCAGCATACCGTTGGGACGCAGCTTGGAGTGCATTAGTAGGCTTTCAAGTAAGCAAAGGGTTATTTGTAGGCTATAGTTACGACAGCGATATACGAGCATTACGCAACTACAACAACGGTTCACATGAGATTTTTATGCGCTTTGAATTGTTTAACAAATACCGCCGCGTGAACTCGCCGCGATTCTTTTAA
- a CDS encoding OmpA family protein encodes MKKGIYTAALFTVFLLGNTAAQAQAGVKTANKQYDQWAYIDALDIYEKVANKGYASKDLLEKLGNAYYFNARYSEASKHYARLFSENATDEIGSEYYYRYAQTLQHLGQESKAKTYYDAFVAKAGSSTQIAKIRKNEAELKQQIQANSGRYDKVENLEINTAYADYGSYVYNSELYFTSARDTGGMHKREHSWTGAAFTSLYNVASSASANDKVTRLKGSVKSPLNESTAIITSDGNTMYFTRNNYINKSRKYDSKKNTNLKIYRAEKVDGKWENVSELPFNSDEFNTAHPTLSKDERTMYFSSDRPGGFGSSDLWQVAIHPSGAFGGPVNMGEGINTEARETFPYVTADNDLYFSSDGRVGLGGLDVYATKLDRNSTPGEIQNLGTPINSNADDFAYYIDSASKEGFFSSNRDGGKGNDDIYRFAEVKPLQLECLQKLLLKVVDAKNRELITDATVSLYNNMYGALESTTTYQNSSYQLKNEFKCGETYRLKAEKEGYITKEDVVVLPNESGVTEHTIVLEQAKTPIKLGDDLFKALNLNPIYFDLDKYNIRPDAAAELAKVLAVLEEYPTMKIDIRSHTDSRAPFKYNEKLSDNRAKSTRAWLIAKGISASRLTAKGYGERQLVNECSDGVKCTEEQHQANRRSEFIIVEM; translated from the coding sequence ATGAAAAAAGGAATATACACAGCAGCCTTATTCACGGTTTTTTTACTAGGGAATACGGCCGCGCAAGCACAAGCAGGCGTAAAAACCGCCAATAAGCAATACGACCAATGGGCGTATATAGATGCCTTAGACATTTACGAAAAAGTAGCCAACAAAGGCTATGCAAGTAAAGATTTGTTAGAAAAGCTAGGCAACGCGTACTATTTTAATGCGCGCTACAGCGAAGCCAGCAAACATTACGCACGCTTATTTAGCGAAAACGCTACCGATGAAATAGGCAGCGAATACTATTACCGCTATGCACAAACGTTGCAGCATTTAGGTCAAGAAAGCAAAGCAAAGACCTATTACGATGCGTTTGTAGCAAAAGCCGGCAGCAGCACGCAAATAGCAAAAATACGTAAAAACGAAGCCGAGCTAAAACAGCAAATCCAAGCCAACTCAGGGCGTTATGACAAGGTAGAGAATTTAGAAATCAACACGGCCTATGCCGATTACGGCAGCTATGTATACAATAGCGAGTTGTATTTTACCAGTGCACGCGATACCGGAGGAATGCACAAACGCGAACACAGCTGGACAGGAGCTGCCTTTACCAGTTTATACAACGTAGCCTCAAGTGCTAGTGCAAACGATAAAGTAACGCGATTAAAAGGCAGTGTAAAATCGCCATTAAACGAGTCAACAGCGATCATCACATCCGATGGGAACACGATGTACTTTACGCGCAACAATTACATAAACAAAAGCCGTAAGTACGATTCAAAGAAGAACACGAACTTAAAGATTTACCGTGCCGAGAAGGTAGACGGTAAGTGGGAAAACGTAAGCGAATTACCTTTTAACAGCGACGAATTTAACACGGCACACCCTACATTAAGTAAAGACGAACGCACGATGTACTTTTCAAGCGATCGTCCGGGAGGCTTTGGAAGTTCCGATTTATGGCAAGTAGCCATTCATCCATCAGGTGCCTTTGGCGGTCCGGTAAACATGGGCGAAGGGATCAACACCGAAGCACGTGAAACCTTTCCTTATGTAACAGCAGATAATGACTTGTATTTTTCAAGTGATGGTCGTGTAGGATTAGGTGGATTAGACGTTTATGCCACCAAATTAGATCGCAACAGCACCCCAGGCGAGATACAAAATTTAGGAACGCCAATAAACAGCAACGCGGACGATTTTGCGTATTACATAGACTCAGCAAGTAAAGAAGGATTTTTCTCAAGCAACCGCGATGGCGGCAAGGGGAACGATGATATTTACCGCTTTGCCGAAGTAAAACCATTACAATTAGAATGTTTACAAAAGTTGCTATTAAAAGTAGTAGATGCAAAAAACAGAGAGCTAATAACCGATGCAACAGTAAGTTTATACAACAACATGTACGGAGCGTTGGAAAGCACTACCACATACCAAAACAGCAGCTATCAATTAAAAAACGAGTTTAAGTGTGGGGAAACCTACCGTTTAAAAGCTGAAAAAGAAGGGTATATAACCAAAGAAGACGTGGTTGTATTACCAAACGAAAGTGGCGTAACGGAGCACACAATAGTTTTAGAACAAGCGAAAACCCCAATAAAATTAGGCGACGATTTGTTTAAAGCATTAAACTTAAATCCAATTTATTTTGATTTAGACAAGTATAATATACGTCCGGATGCAGCGGCAGAATTAGCCAAAGTATTAGCGGTATTAGAAGAATATCCAACGATGAAGATAGATATACGTTCGCATACCGATAGTAGAGCGCCGTTTAAATACAACGAAAAATTATCAGATAATCGAGCGAAATCAACCAGAGCATGGTTAATAGCTAAAGGAATAAGCGCATCGCGTTTAACAGCCAAAGGCTATGGCGAACGCCAATTGGTAAACGAATGTTCAGACGGAGTGAAATGTACCGAAGAACAACACCAAGCAAACCGCAGATCTGAGTTTATTATTGTAGAAATGTAG
- a CDS encoding MBL fold metallo-hydrolase, with amino-acid sequence MKLHAIEAGNFKLDGGAMFGVVPKVLWNKTNPADANNQIDLAARCLLIEDGNRLMLIDTGMGNKQSDKFFGFYNMWGDFSLEKSLHEKGFHKDDITDVFLTHLHFDHCGGAVSWNDARTGYQPTFKNATYYSNQSHWQWATQPNPREKASFLSENILPLQESGQLKFIQPNNNPNTIIPELNFGVLFVDGHTEKQMIPHIKYQDKTIVFCADLLPTAGHIPLPYVMGYDTRPLLTMGEKEQFLNDAAANNYYLFLEHDAHNPIITVQQTEKGVRLNNIFEINDIL; translated from the coding sequence ATGAAACTTCATGCCATTGAAGCGGGTAATTTTAAATTAGATGGTGGCGCTATGTTTGGCGTGGTTCCTAAAGTATTGTGGAACAAAACCAACCCTGCCGATGCCAACAACCAGATTGATTTAGCCGCACGTTGCCTTTTAATTGAAGACGGAAACCGTTTAATGTTAATAGATACCGGAATGGGTAATAAACAATCGGATAAATTTTTTGGATTTTACAACATGTGGGGCGATTTTTCATTAGAAAAATCATTGCACGAAAAAGGCTTTCATAAAGATGATATTACCGATGTGTTTTTAACCCATTTGCATTTTGACCATTGCGGCGGTGCTGTTTCTTGGAATGATGCGCGTACAGGTTACCAACCTACATTTAAAAACGCAACGTATTACAGCAATCAAAGCCATTGGCAATGGGCAACACAACCAAACCCGCGTGAAAAAGCATCGTTTTTATCCGAAAATATTTTGCCTTTACAAGAAAGCGGTCAACTTAAATTTATACAACCAAACAACAATCCAAATACAATAATACCCGAACTTAATTTTGGTGTTTTGTTTGTTGATGGCCATACCGAAAAACAAATGATTCCGCACATAAAATACCAAGACAAAACCATTGTTTTTTGTGCCGATTTATTACCAACTGCAGGTCATATTCCCTTACCGTATGTAATGGGCTACGATACCCGACCATTGCTTACTATGGGCGAAAAAGAACAATTTTTAAATGATGCAGCAGCTAACAATTATTATTTGTTTTTAGAACACGATGCACATAACCCAATTATTACCGTGCAACAAACCGAAAAAGGCGTGCGTTTAAACAACATTTTTGAAATTAACGATATTTTATGA
- a CDS encoding T9SS type A sorting domain-containing protein has translation MKKCLLIIISLLCVNYIYSQVLYAENFDSFNWGYLGTDPTGKIPGQGGWCTYSEYTKSNSFFTIVNEPGRGKVLDITSGSNSTNEYFLVCKQGLNTLLANRLPGNDVFMFEVDYFTGTKQYNGVSSMELISPMQNYWFNSSPDTVYFPFFHISKITGHVADAYTYMPFNTWVTVIVYIDYPNKKSYTFFPNYNIVSVRDFPSKTSPNDYLQDYPISNFILRVSLSNLNQITYTRNKYDNIKLTAINAVPPNVIALSVNEQLATKFNLYPNPATNVVNISNAENMQVNQITVYNLAGKQISKQDYNNQAEIQLNVEHLASGTYLFYLQTAQGTAVKKLVKK, from the coding sequence ATGAAAAAGTGTTTACTAATTATAATAAGTTTACTGTGTGTTAACTACATATACAGCCAAGTTTTGTACGCTGAAAATTTTGACAGTTTTAATTGGGGTTATTTAGGTACCGACCCTACAGGTAAAATACCTGGGCAAGGTGGTTGGTGTACTTATTCAGAATATACAAAATCAAATTCTTTTTTTACCATTGTAAACGAACCTGGTAGAGGTAAAGTATTAGATATTACATCTGGTTCAAATTCTACTAATGAATATTTTCTCGTTTGTAAACAAGGATTAAATACACTATTAGCTAACCGTTTACCTGGTAACGATGTGTTTATGTTTGAAGTAGATTATTTTACAGGTACTAAACAATACAATGGAGTAAGCAGTATGGAATTGATCAGTCCCATGCAGAATTACTGGTTCAATTCGTCACCAGATACTGTTTATTTTCCTTTTTTTCATATAAGTAAAATAACGGGTCATGTAGCAGATGCATATACCTATATGCCTTTTAATACTTGGGTTACAGTTATAGTTTACATAGATTATCCCAATAAAAAATCATATACTTTTTTTCCAAATTATAATATAGTTTCGGTTCGTGATTTCCCTTCAAAAACGTCTCCCAATGATTATTTACAAGATTACCCAATATCTAATTTTATTTTACGTGTTAGTTTAAGTAATCTTAATCAAATAACTTATACCCGCAATAAATACGATAACATTAAATTAACCGCTATAAATGCAGTACCACCCAATGTAATAGCTTTAAGTGTAAATGAGCAATTAGCTACAAAATTTAATTTGTACCCCAACCCAGCAACAAATGTGGTAAATATTAGCAATGCAGAAAACATGCAGGTAAACCAAATTACGGTGTACAATTTAGCAGGTAAACAAATAAGCAAGCAAGATTACAATAACCAGGCAGAAATACAGCTCAACGTAGAGCATTTAGCAAGCGGTACGTATCTATTCTATTTACAAACAGCACAAGGTACAGCGGTTAAAAAATTGGTTAAAAAGTAG
- the rnpA gene encoding ribonuclease P protein component encodes MNHNYPKTEKLKKKKYIDLLFSEGRTVTKYPLRLVYVPVNDLEMPLQMGVSVSKKYFKKAVDRNYFKRVLRECYRTNKELLLHDLKEPYVLMFFYQTKERLTFNEIETKTKQLFEKFADNIKKRPDY; translated from the coding sequence ATGAACCACAACTACCCTAAAACCGAAAAGCTTAAAAAGAAAAAGTATATTGATTTGCTTTTTTCGGAAGGGCGTACCGTTACCAAATATCCTTTGCGTTTGGTTTATGTACCTGTAAACGATTTAGAAATGCCTTTGCAAATGGGCGTTTCGGTTTCTAAAAAATATTTTAAAAAGGCGGTAGATCGCAATTATTTTAAACGTGTTTTACGCGAGTGCTACCGTACAAATAAAGAACTTTTACTACACGATTTAAAAGAACCCTACGTATTGATGTTTTTTTACCAAACAAAAGAACGATTGACTTTTAATGAAATTGAAACTAAAACCAAACAACTTTTTGAAAAGTTTGCTGATAACATAAAAAAACGCCCTGACTATTAA
- a CDS encoding DUF4349 domain-containing protein — MKKYILWVLLLNSLLLSACKKNNTATAIEEVAVEEVAVTEIELPEETPSSSKMYDAQEAPTEEPVATSVENENMFAKKIIKTANIKYQVVNLQAEKTKLLTQTNTLKGFVVSEIADATYNHPQIEFQLNIPSDNFDSFINSLEKDVTYFDLKEIKREDVTRDYVDVATRLKNQRALENRYLELLKQAKNVTEILEIEDKLNQIRVEIEISENRLKLYDRQVRYSTVTLTIFKELPYAKAPDRTFMFKTKNAIVGGFENFVESLIDILYLWPFFLIILILGLWFWIKYKKYKKKQTNYN; from the coding sequence ATGAAAAAATACATTCTTTGGGTGCTATTATTAAACAGTTTACTACTTAGTGCCTGTAAAAAAAACAATACTGCCACAGCTATTGAAGAAGTAGCTGTTGAAGAAGTAGCTGTTACCGAAATTGAATTACCCGAAGAAACACCCAGCAGTAGCAAAATGTACGATGCACAAGAAGCACCTACCGAAGAACCTGTTGCTACAAGTGTTGAAAACGAAAACATGTTTGCTAAAAAAATTATAAAAACGGCAAACATAAAATACCAAGTAGTTAATTTACAAGCCGAAAAAACAAAACTGTTAACCCAAACCAACACTTTAAAAGGCTTTGTGGTTTCTGAAATTGCCGATGCTACTTACAACCACCCACAAATTGAATTTCAATTAAACATTCCGTCTGATAACTTTGACTCTTTTATTAATTCATTAGAAAAAGATGTTACCTATTTTGATTTAAAAGAAATTAAACGCGAAGATGTTACCCGCGATTATGTAGATGTTGCTACCCGTTTAAAAAACCAACGCGCATTAGAAAACAGGTATTTAGAGTTACTTAAACAAGCAAAAAATGTTACCGAAATTCTAGAAATTGAAGACAAACTTAACCAAATACGTGTTGAGATTGAAATTTCGGAAAATCGTTTAAAACTTTACGACAGGCAAGTGCGTTACAGCACTGTAACCCTTACTATTTTTAAAGAACTACCTTATGCAAAAGCACCCGATAGAACTTTTATGTTTAAAACCAAAAATGCTATTGTGGGTGGTTTTGAAAATTTTGTAGAATCGTTAATAGATATTTTATACCTTTGGCCGTTTTTTTTAATTATTCTTATTTTAGGCCTGTGGTTTTGGATAAAATATAAAAAATACAAAAAAAAACAAACTAATTATAATTAA